The window AATAATTTTCTTCCTGTCCAATCAAAGGTTGCTTTGAATGTAGGCCATGACAACAGGCTAACAGCTAAAGCTGTTATCTTAGTACATCTTGTCACTGCACATGAAGCTTGCAGTCTTCTGGATTAATCTGTGCAAATCCTAATCACACCAGGGTGTCTTCTGATTGGCCAAGGTTAACCTCAGCACCCCTCCTAGCATAATTTCAGCCTTAGTTATCTTAGTGGCcaagaaaaatctgaaaactgAAAAGTTAGCACTGTTTTCATTACAGCTATACTGATGAATTTCAACTCCCATCATGTGTTATGCCATAACCAGTTTTCTACCCTGATGACTGAAAACACATGGTTTGGAGCTGAACCACCTGAAGTTAATTATGCTAGCTTAGGAAGTGTTCTCACTatataggggtgtactcacttttgttgctagcggtttagacattaatggctgtgtgttgggtaattatgaggggacagcaaattgacactgttatacaagctgtacagtcactactttatattgtagcaaagtgtcatttcttcaatgttgtcacatgaaaatatattgtcaaatattagcaaaaatgtgaggggtgtattctctttgtgagatactatataaACGGGTTGGTTTTGATCCTTAGTGCTGATTGGTTGAGAGCCGTGGTGATTGAGAccatataccatgggtatgacatgaCATCACTTTCTACTGCTCTGATTGcattagtaaaacatttttaagagCAATAAGTCATCTCAGGGTTTTGCCATTTTTCGCTAATATACCATGGCcaagtgctgtgtccaggcactctgaggttttagccatggtatattgtcCATATACCACACTCCCTTGTCCCATATTGCTTAACTAACTTAAGtacatctgtttgtgtgtttgccatGATGTCACCTGACCTTCCTGTGTGTTGCACGGCAGGGTTTGCTGTCGATTCTGCGAAGATTGAAGCACTCTCCAGAACAGGAAGTGCAGTTGCTGTTACTGGGGCTTGACAATGCTGGCAAGACCACCCTGCTGAAACAGCTGGCCTCAGAAGATGTCAGACACATCACCCCTACTCAGGTCAATGTGCTGATATACACATTAGCATGGAGGCATTTAAGACAACTAAGACAGCAGTTCCACATGATCACCGTGATGAGAAACCGTTAATGGCATTGCATTAATAGACACTCTCCTAATCTGTCCACAGGGATTTAACATAAAAAGTATGCAGTCCCAGGGGTTTAAACTAAATGTTTGGGACATCGGAGGGCAACGCAAGATCCGTCCTTACTGGAGGAACTACTTTGAGAACACAGATGTTCTAGTACGTtctaaaaattatttgaatggAGTCTGAATTGTTGAGAAGGCTGAATGTGTTTACACTTctgttttagtaatttagcagatgctgtcAGTCAGAGTGACCGACAGTGAAGTTAGAGTATTCATCTTAAAATCACttggtgggacaaccacacaacccactTATAGTACATTTTATTCGTTGAAGTTATGTCAACAATACTCTCCACTGTTCATCGTGTTCCAGATTTATGTGATTGACTGTTCAGATAGGAAACGCTTCGAAGAAACGGGTCAGGTAGGAAAACTACAGTCTGTAAAAATGCCTAAAATGTAAGTTTTCTAACTCACTTTTTTCATGTAgttgtttctttctctcactctctatttctctctctctcgcacgcacgcacatacacacacacaaatatacccACCAAAACAAGGAGTTAGCTGAGTTGATGGAAGATGAGAAGTTAAGCATGGTGCCACTGTTGATATTTGCCAACAAGCAGGACGTGATGACAGCTGCCCCTGCATCAGAGCTGGCTGAGGGCCTTAAACTGCACACCATCAGAGACCGGGTTTGGCAAATCCAGGCCTGCTCGGCAGTCACAGCAGAGGGAGTACAAGTATGTATGACTTTAAAcagtacacacatgcacacacttctGTATGCAAACTGTTAACTACCTTTGTTCACACCATGCCTCGGTACATTCAGAGAGCTTCGTAGACACTGACCTGATGTTAAATACTATGAGTCTGTTTATTTCCTCACTGTTTAGGATGGCATGACGTGGGTTTGCAAGAACATAGCAGTTCGTAAGAAGTGACGCCATTCTTATTCACGAAAACACAGACGAGGTATAGGAGTTGAAAGTTGAAGTGCTGTTCCTTATCACAGCTTTTGACTAGGGTTTTACAGTATTGTGATTCTTTTAAAACTAGATAATTGGTGATTTGGAGTAGAATAAATACCTTaaacattacagaaacattCTATAATGTTGACTGATTTGaggaacattttattgatgCTTTTTTTagttgtatatactgtatatgttattATGAAAAATGGTTATTATTAAGTTATTACTCAACTGTCATTTACTTAATGTTTACAACTTTTTGACATGCTTCTAAGATGCCTGCATTGGAGCTTGGAACATTATGCACTTTTtcaaaagaagaaataaaacattacttttaaagaagaaataaacactACTTGGTATGTGGGTGCCCACATGTGTGTAATGAAACTGGAGCAGATGAATATTCAGTAAATATGTTAGAATACATTGCCTGTGCTTCTCCTAGAGAAGAACTAGAGGGCACCATTTCTCTTCTGTTGATCTAATTTTAAAGGACATCGTTTTGCTAACAGGACTCAAAGATCCTCTCTCCTTGTATACCATTTGTACAGTCATTCAACAGCATACTCTGCTTCTTAACAATATAAATTATAACGTGTATATAATGAGTTCATGTCATGGGCTTAATCTAATCTACATTATATCACAGGCCTAATCTAGATTATGTCATTATGTTATTTTAAGGTGTAAAATAAAGGCACTATTCAGTATCATCTACAATAGAAACAAGCAGAGATTAATAATGTATTGTAAGAAAGTTTTACCTTTGCCATCATTTCTTATCTCTATCAGACTGGACTACTGTATATGGACGAGTCTAGAGAACCACTACAACGAACACCAAACTGACTTCAAAACATAACTATGATGTTCTCTGTATTCCCTAGCTTAGAATTAGAAAACAATCATATTTTATGCATGTTCATCCCTTAGTAAAGCAAATATCATGAACTACACCCAACAATCTGACACTGGAGCATTTAAAACACTCttcaatacatttctcttgcaTATACAATAAATCATATAGAATTCCTTAACCTTTCAATTACTAAAGTTCTCACCTTGTTCACCATGATTTACCACAAGACAattgcattttttattctattttgtcTTTCAATGCAGCCCATACTAATCTGCCTGGGCTGAGTGCTTCACTGTAGTCTTATTGGACATTTACATACAACCCTTTTCCAGGACTCTAATAGATCTCCAATACAATTTGCATTTATATAGCCCTCTTCATACCAACATGATTTGGGTGCTTTGCCATGATAAAAACAAACCTCCTCCCCTGGCCTTGAGTCACAATATTCTGCTGTGTGTCCTACTCTCCATGTAAGCTTGGCTGACTTTAATAACCCAGAGTCCGTTGATCCTCCATCTGAGGCCAATAGAAAGCAGGAGTATTCACCTGGACCTCAAGGTGATTCAACAGTCAGCATAGACTGTGGAGGGGTTTGTAGACCATGCACAAGTGTGATCCATCCATAGTCACAGTGGTTTGCTGCTTTGGTACACTTGAAAGCAATAGCTGTCATTACTATACCTATGCAGGGAAATATGTACTGCAAAGATGAATAGATTTATGAAATGGATCCTAAAAAAGCCTGTAGAATATTTATACAGAAGGAGAAACTCTAGTAGGGGATGCATTTTAGTTAGGAGGAAATAAGTAATCACACGTTTAGCTCAGGGGTTTGTTCCAGTATATAACtatgcatttatattttcacaagGATCTGTGTAGGATTCTTgtaaagctttaaaaaaaaaaaacaaggaaatgaaaGTCAACCATGTGAGACAGGTGATAAAACCTGTataacctctctctctttgcattGCTTAATTATTAACATCTGATCCCTAGAATGTAATAATCAAACTAATAAAATGCACTCAATTACATATAGAAGTTTTCCCCCTTTCCCAAATAGGATTCTAATCAGATCGCAAAGTGTAAAGGATGTGAGTGTCAATAAATCCCAATGAACAACAATATAGGATATCCCAAATAAGAGAATAGAGTGAAGCAATCAACCCTTGTTACCTCCACTGCTAACCCCGTCGAGGCAAGAGGCAGTCAGGCCTGCAGTAGACCATAAATCATGGGACTTTCCCAGCTTCTCACCCCAGCACACCGGCCTCCCACACAGGGGAAAcgaaggacagaaagacagattgaccagggaggtaaagagagagatatCCTCTGACTTAATTAAAGTGTCCACAGTACTATACATGTACTGTACCTTAAAACCGCCGGATAAGATAATGATAATGAAGAATATGATGTCAGTAGCAAATACATGTTCAAAAGTCTTTCACTCCTCTGCACCTGCCATGTGTTATATCAGACAAAGCCTCCTTTACCACTGTGCTAAAACCACCATGTGGAGAGAGTGGAGCTCAAGTTGAGAGTGTGGAGCTGGCAAGGCTGAGATTCATTTGCCCTATCTGAccgacagacacatttacagcAGTGAGGAGGGTTCGTTTGGCCGTCAGAGTGCTCAGTGCCATGTTCCCAGCCCATCCCTTTTGATTTAGCAGTCGAACGCCAGatgataaaataaacaaatgtcgGCATTCCTCCCACAGCCACTTTgatgtttgtctctctctctggagcTGTAACAGCTCTGTAggctctctgcctctctccagGACACAGCGGACTTGGGGGCCAATAGGGGCCACACTGTAATCAAGGCAGAAGCCATAAAGAGCCAGGAATGGTGACAGTAAAATGACTGTAGCTTTATCCGTTCGGGGTAGAGGCTGTCCTCACACCTCAGTGTAGGTCAAACCTAGAGCAAAACTGTGGGGTCACCACGGAGGCCATCTTGGCAGGGGGCCTTGTTCTGTTTGATGGTGACAAGACAGAGATAGAAGGAGATAAATAGAGATAGGCTGTCTGCTCATGCTGGGTCATATTTCCACTGTGACATTAGGAATCCGGCGATACAGACACAGTAGAACAGTGTAGACATGCAGTACAGTTCTGTTTGCTGTCAGTGTAGAGCACCATGGGATGTCATTTCTCCACACTGTTTTAGTAAAGGAGCCTCTTGAATACCAATACATTGGAAGGAACAATCATGACAGAGTTCCATTGCACTGCACCGTTTTCTTGCAACATttcttgaaaatgtaattttctgggtTAATTTCTTGGTTATTATTTAATCCAGCCTTGAATATGCTGGTTATCAAGTGGATGTGCCAATACAGTTACATAATGATCAGTTGCTGCAAAGAATGATCTATTCCAcaacacaaattaaaatgtattcctaaGAGCTTAATTTGAAACCCATAGTGtgcaaaataacagaaatggaCCATGGAGGTCATCTTTGGAGCGGTCTGGGAGCCTACTGCTTCAGAAAGGGTCAGGTCAAAGGTCATGTTCTTGACCCCTCACTAACCCCTGACTCCAGACTGCACCCGGCTGTATCACACAAGGATGGGGAGAATAACACTTTCCATCGTTCACGTATAGAACGCTTTGCTCATTGACTGATTGCCCTTATCTCTTGACAGATCTTTTCCaattccctgtctctgtgtctgtacgTCCCCACCTGTCTCCCCAGCAGTCATAATTTGACTTTTTATCACCTCTCGCTGGAAGAGAGAGCTGGCATCATCCGTCATTACAGCACACAATGACAGCTCTTCACAGAGGCATGAAAGGAATGGATTTTTACATTTGACTCAATCCGGGGGGTTACTTTACTGTAACAGATTCAATattcttaaatgagcttggtgATATACTTACATGCCGGCCAGATGAGATGATCTATTGCATGGCCTTAATCGATTTCTTAGACCTCAAAGACTGGAGTACTTTTGCAGAAAAAGACATAATGTgtgcaataaaaatataattattcatTTGATTAGACTTGCAATTTATGCCAATCAAATGTTCATCTTCTTGAAAAGTGATTGGACTGTGTTCTGTAAGATACATATATTTCTTACAAAAAGATTTCTTAAACTGACTGGGAATATATCCGTAGATGAAAATAATAGGTGAGCAAagtcatacaaaatgtaaagtagAAAATAACCAAATATATTAAATGAATTGATCTATGTAATGTGTGCTTCAGGCACATTGGTCATAGGGCATAGCCCAAGTAGGGGTGGCAAATAGGTGATGGATTAGGTGAGGATGTTAAATGGTCCTATGGACGCCAGTTATATTTTGTGGATCCAATTCAATATTATTATGATCTTTTTATAGCTGACATTGTACCCACAAGCCAAAAATATGTctctttggaaaaaaaaaaagttttcatGAAATATCTTAGAATGCTTAATCTACAGTATGCTAAATGGAAAGTACTGTAATATTCTTACAATATTATGACAGACAATCCAAATAAGATTGTTTGTGGATATCAGTCTACACACCATTGCAAAGTCTGTACtttttgccttacatttctttctAAAAAGGGATTAGTTGAGAACGTTTCCCCCCAGCGCTACTCAGTCTTCAGTCTATTTCAAAGTGaaatatacatgtttttaaaatgttctaaaattaacaaaaaatttaaacaaaccAGCAAATTGGCATCCCAGTTAACTATGATAGAACTTTATGGTGTTCCAATGTTTTTAAGAAAAGATGTCTTGATCGCAGGTTATTAATGTTATACTCTGGagcaaatattttcataaaatgttgttctcTTCTTCTTGTCTCTGTAATGTCAGTTGCCATTAAATTGTGAATTAGAATCATGTAACTACAGAGACAACAAAAGTGATAACTACAGAGACAACAATGTCTGTGAAAGGCATGCCTATGACACTGTGAATGATcagatcctcctctccaccatctCAGCCCTGACCGTCTTAGGCATTTCATCCTCGAAGCTCTACTGACAATTCCTTCAACCTCATGGTCTGATATTTACCCTGACCTGTCCTGTCAGATGTGGAACCGtacatagacaggtgtgtgcctttctaaatcatgccCATTAactgaatttaccacaggttgACTCTAAAGAAGTTGTAGAATCAACTCAAAaattaacaatgaaaataaagctCAATTTTGAGCGTCGTAGCAAAGAGTGAGTACTTATGCAAATGCCATGTTTATGTTGTTGATTTCTTTTATGAATTagcaacatttcaaaaagcatttttgctttgtcattatggagaACTGTGTGTAGATTTGTGAGAGAAAAAATTCATTtgatccattttagaatatggACATAcaataatgtaacaaaatgtgaaagaagtgaaggggtctgaatactttgcgAACTTACCGTATATTAAGATGAATGCAATAAGAGTCaattaacaacatttattttataatgcttATTCAGAAACGACCCCAAAAAACATCCCCTAAAAACCCAGTGACCAAGCAACAAGGACATTTTGACAAAAAGTTATTAGGGAATCTCGGTTTGTAGGTTCGAAATCTGACAAACCAAGGGCCTATTCAGACAACAACAATTGTTgacaacatttaatttaaaaaacatttaaataatatgtaaatacattatacatattttatttacactTGCAATAAAGATGTGTTGAGCACGCAAAGCTAGGTGATAAGATGGAAACGTGCATGCAACAGGGCTAAATAGTTGGCTAGACTGcttgtttggtttggtttgctTTACTTTGTAATACTTATTTTCTTGAACTGAAATTTGAGCTCAGTAGAACTAGTGAATATAGTCACATTGATTTAGATCAATCCTAATGttgtcaaaaatgtatgaagTTTAATTGTTTTCAGATTACTATCAAGTAAAAGCTAACGCGAGATATCACATATATAActgcacaaaatattttataattggACAAAGGGAATCcttaataacattttttttttattaatccaACCAGTATGCAATAAGTCTCTTAAGTAATTATGCAAGAAAACATGTCAACTTCTTTGACTAAATAACAAGCTTAATGTTTGATGAATACAGTAACTGTGCCTCCGGTCTGTAACCTACAGGATCCTgcacagcttctacccccaagccAAAATAATGTTAAACAGAACTGCCAAATAATTATCAAGTGGTTATCCAACTATCTGCATTTGTCTTGTTTCACATTCATCAAATACATTGCTGTCGCTACTGTATCTTTTGAATCTGCGTGAACCCCTACCTGTATGTACATAAACTGAATTACATTGTAGCACAGCACAACAACCTGATCCAGGTAATCCATGTAATTACCCATGTAATTGttgttcatacattttttcactTGTTATCTTTATTTGTATCACTGTGTATATATTCCTTATGTCTCTATTTTATcctaacattttacattttctactATCTACATTTTTGCGAAAACGGTACGTTATGTTAACAAACCATGTGACAACTACATTAGGATttgataacattacatttttcagttgGACAAATACAAACGTTAAAGTGGCACTCCAGTCTCCTTTGCACCTCATTTAACACCTGATTTAACAAAAGGGGGTCCAGGTAAGTCATGACATAACACAAGTGTTATGAGTGGAGTGGGGTGGGggtcatttgtatttttttctctattGAGTAAGGGAGATGACGATGACATTACAGATTCCCATCTGCCCAGTTCCTCAAAATACTCTTTCTTGAAGTCTTTAAATGTCCTAAAATCTTACAtttcctaaaatatattttcctaaaatatatttattctgtCTCATTAGTGTATACAGTGTTTAAACTTGGAATATTACTTTTTAACAGTCACAGTTATCAATTAACCATAGGATTTATTAAATCACTAAAGGATCTTTAAGGCCAAAGACACTCCAAAGTGGGCCAGTCTCAATCCTAACACTGAATATTAATGGTATTTATCAATCCTGTCTAACCAACAACTAATTTCACTGAGCTAGAcatatttgaacaaaaacaattgatAAATATTTTACTAAAAGTCGGTGGAACCTTATTCAACCAGACACACAACTACCAACAGTGCTTCCAGCAATTATTCATCCTTGGGTCTGAGGACCTATGCAATCAACATGTCTTAATTTCttatgttttgttcattttagaaatgttccaCGCATTTTCTTTCACTTCAAAAGATGAGGAGTGGGTTTAGTAGATCAGAACTGGGGGAAAAATGTATTCCGgttttaaaatgtgaatttaGGACAACATAAAGTGTAGTCTGTGTAAAGGAGGTGTAGACTTCCTCTaggcactgtatgtatatgcttaaaatgtatgtgtgtatatttgaaTCTCTGG is drawn from Esox lucius isolate fEsoLuc1 chromosome 14, fEsoLuc1.pri, whole genome shotgun sequence and contains these coding sequences:
- the LOC105015026 gene encoding ADP-ribosylation factor-like protein 3 isoform X2 codes for the protein MGLLSILRRLKHSPEQEVQLLLLGLDNAGKTTLLKQLASEDVRHITPTQGFNIKSMQSQGFKLNVWDIGGQRKIRPYWRNYFENTDVLIYVIDCSDRKRFEETGQDVMTAAPASELAEGLKLHTIRDRVWQIQACSAVTAEGVQDGMTWVCKNIAVRKK
- the LOC105015026 gene encoding ADP-ribosylation factor-like protein 3 isoform X1; translation: MGLLSILRRLKHSPEQEVQLLLLGLDNAGKTTLLKQLASEDVRHITPTQGFNIKSMQSQGFKLNVWDIGGQRKIRPYWRNYFENTDVLIYVIDCSDRKRFEETGQELAELMEDEKLSMVPLLIFANKQDVMTAAPASELAEGLKLHTIRDRVWQIQACSAVTAEGVQDGMTWVCKNIAVRKK